One Methanomassiliicoccales archaeon genomic region harbors:
- a CDS encoding KamA family radical SAM protein has product MVEHALDQVTEADGDMSNANVMSAERRPYFHIRHHLRISELFDIDPEFYFQLKSSRNLEEARERIMCLLEQRERCFHDGKIIAESLERVTAISCVRVLKNFMSKRNEEVAGCSTLKILYNLVKKYEMVPPAFRALFLDVLHIVKGSIGKSCIYKEEAPPFLEYEELEAARIRSDYLDGLANRCYAKIDSYPHGLNKEVIQRRESNKRRILDVLGGDDGDWNDYRWHLRNLVRDEETLSKIIDLTPSERLAVRLAVENGIPFGITPYYLSLMDKDASRKNDHAVRAQVIPSLNYVESMIAFKDKRKVVFDFMRERQTSPISLITRRYPMIAIFKPYNACAQVCVYCQRNWEIDGVLNPLALATRKQVEDALKWFEEHPMIVEVLITGGDPALLSDETQREFLERFSCMPHIQRIRIGTRLPVVLPMRFADSYIDLLESIHKPPELELCIVTHFEHPYEVTPEATKAVQALRKKGIMVYNQQVFTFENCRRFETVSLRILLKRIGVDPYYTFNTKGKEETSWFRVPIARILQEAKEEARLIPGLCRTDEPVFNIPALGKNHLRAWQDHDLIMITPEGERVYEFHPWEKNIALAPTYVYKDVPIADFLDRLASRGENIEEYKSIWYYF; this is encoded by the coding sequence ATGGTGGAACATGCATTAGATCAGGTGACTGAAGCAGATGGAGATATGTCAAACGCTAATGTCATGAGTGCAGAAAGGCGACCCTATTTCCACATTAGACATCATTTGCGAATATCTGAACTTTTTGATATAGATCCAGAATTTTACTTTCAATTGAAAAGCAGTAGAAATCTCGAGGAAGCTCGAGAAAGAATCATGTGTCTTCTTGAGCAACGAGAGCGATGTTTTCACGATGGAAAGATCATCGCAGAATCATTAGAACGCGTAACTGCAATAAGTTGTGTGCGGGTTCTTAAGAATTTCATGTCAAAAAGAAATGAGGAAGTAGCTGGTTGTAGCACTCTGAAAATTCTATATAATCTGGTAAAAAAGTACGAAATGGTTCCACCTGCGTTTCGCGCCCTGTTTCTCGACGTTCTGCACATCGTAAAAGGTTCAATAGGAAAATCATGTATATACAAAGAAGAAGCGCCACCATTTCTAGAATATGAAGAACTTGAGGCGGCAAGGATCAGATCAGATTATCTCGATGGGTTGGCAAATAGATGTTACGCCAAGATCGACTCTTATCCTCATGGTCTGAATAAGGAAGTTATACAAAGGAGGGAGTCAAATAAAAGAAGGATATTGGACGTGCTAGGAGGAGATGATGGAGATTGGAATGACTATCGGTGGCATTTGAGGAATCTGGTCAGAGATGAGGAAACGCTCTCTAAGATAATCGATCTAACTCCATCGGAGAGATTGGCAGTTCGGTTGGCCGTTGAGAACGGTATTCCATTTGGCATTACCCCGTATTATCTCTCATTGATGGACAAAGATGCGAGTCGCAAAAATGACCATGCAGTTCGTGCACAGGTAATCCCATCACTTAATTATGTAGAATCGATGATTGCTTTCAAAGATAAGCGAAAAGTTGTTTTTGATTTCATGAGAGAAAGACAAACATCGCCGATTTCTCTAATAACAAGGCGGTATCCAATGATCGCAATTTTCAAACCTTATAATGCTTGTGCTCAGGTGTGCGTGTATTGTCAACGAAATTGGGAAATCGACGGTGTCCTGAATCCTCTTGCACTGGCAACGAGAAAGCAGGTAGAAGACGCTTTGAAATGGTTTGAAGAACATCCGATGATTGTGGAAGTCCTCATAACTGGTGGAGATCCCGCATTGCTTTCTGACGAAACTCAGCGTGAATTCCTTGAACGATTCTCATGCATGCCTCACATCCAGAGAATAAGAATTGGTACGAGGCTGCCTGTAGTGTTGCCGATGCGTTTTGCAGATTCTTACATCGATCTTCTTGAAAGCATTCACAAACCCCCAGAGCTTGAGCTTTGTATAGTGACACATTTTGAACATCCATACGAAGTTACCCCAGAGGCAACTAAAGCCGTGCAGGCGTTGAGGAAGAAGGGTATAATGGTATACAATCAACAAGTGTTCACATTTGAAAACTGCCGGCGATTCGAGACGGTATCGCTAAGGATACTGCTGAAACGGATTGGAGTAGATCCTTATTACACTTTCAATACAAAGGGGAAAGAGGAAACGAGTTGGTTTAGGGTTCCGATAGCGCGCATTCTTCAGGAGGCAAAAGAAGAAGCACGCCTCATTCCTGGTCTTTGTAGAACTGATGAACCCGTCTTCAATATTCCAGCTTTGGGAAAAAATCATCTCAGGGCTTGGCAGGATCACGATCTAATAATGATTACGCCCGAGGGAGAAAGAGTCTATGAATTTCATCCTTGGGAAAAGAACATAGCTTTGGCGCCGACCTATGTCTACAAGGATGTTCCTATAGCGGATTTTCTCGACAGACTTGCTTCTAGAGGAGAAAACATCGAGGAATACAAAAGTATATGGTACTACTTCTGA
- a CDS encoding CBS domain-containing protein, which yields MKAAKTIKNMKIEEIMTRNVIAVEEETSIKELKQLFDKYDYNSFPVVHDGYLVGIVTKLDLLKTFSPGFSSSKTNFLKLFAEKVGEIMRRGVITLHPRDDLRKAIDFMVEFKLRSLPVVDDDGKLVGIVSRKDLMNHLAVVQE from the coding sequence ATGAAAGCTGCAAAGACTATCAAAAACATGAAGATTGAAGAGATAATGACGCGTAATGTGATCGCAGTTGAAGAAGAGACATCGATTAAAGAATTGAAACAATTGTTTGACAAGTATGATTACAACAGTTTCCCCGTTGTGCACGATGGATATCTTGTTGGCATCGTGACTAAGCTTGATCTTTTAAAAACCTTTTCACCTGGCTTTAGTTCATCGAAAACGAATTTTCTCAAATTGTTTGCTGAGAAGGTCGGCGAAATCATGAGACGCGGTGTAATCACACTTCATCCGCGTGATGATCTTAGGAAAGCGATAGATTTCATGGTTGAATTCAAGCTTAGAAGTCTACCAGTGGTCGACGATGATGGAAAATTAGTGGGAATCGTGTCACGAAAAGATCTCATGAACCATCTTGCCGTTGTGCAAGAATAA
- a CDS encoding redox-regulated ATPase YchF, protein MQIGIVGKPNVGKSTFFSAATLATVEIADYPFTTIKPNRGVAYIRTRCPHSEFGVKCNPRNSACESGTRLVPVELLDVAGLVPDAWQGRGLGNKFLDDLRQASVLIHVVDASGGTDEEGNKIPTGSRDPLLDIKFLEREIAYWIKGIIEKGFSRLARQSYLEGAKIEKALHERLTGLGVSEQDVIFAVKDAGLPDNPMQWQDGELLRLAEAIRRRSKPMIIALNKADIADEGTLRRLMSLEEYMSIPVCAESELGLKRAAKAGLVHYVPGDREFAIMDPQKLTSNQKRALEYFAKVMKKCGEGTGVQLCLEKAVFELLNMIVVYPVEDDNKLTDHDGNVLPDAYLVRRGSTARDLAYKVHTDLGENFVKAINARSHRVVGQDYILQDGDVITIVARK, encoded by the coding sequence ATGCAAATCGGAATTGTCGGCAAGCCCAATGTGGGTAAGTCGACTTTCTTCTCTGCCGCAACCCTGGCTACCGTAGAAATAGCGGATTACCCATTCACCACCATAAAGCCAAATAGAGGAGTGGCTTACATTCGCACTAGATGCCCTCATTCAGAATTTGGGGTAAAATGTAATCCCCGTAATTCTGCATGTGAAAGCGGGACGAGACTTGTACCAGTGGAGCTTCTCGATGTGGCTGGACTAGTTCCAGATGCATGGCAGGGTAGGGGATTAGGTAATAAGTTCCTTGATGATCTCAGGCAGGCTTCTGTCTTGATTCATGTAGTTGATGCGAGTGGTGGAACTGATGAGGAGGGGAATAAAATACCAACAGGATCCCGTGATCCCCTCCTGGATATCAAATTCCTTGAGCGAGAAATCGCATACTGGATCAAAGGTATAATCGAGAAAGGCTTTTCTAGACTGGCAAGGCAATCATATCTCGAAGGAGCGAAGATCGAGAAAGCGCTACATGAGCGGCTTACTGGTCTCGGTGTTTCGGAGCAGGACGTGATTTTCGCCGTAAAGGATGCAGGACTTCCTGATAACCCAATGCAGTGGCAAGACGGAGAGCTCTTGAGACTCGCAGAAGCAATAAGACGACGGAGTAAGCCAATGATCATCGCCTTGAATAAAGCCGATATTGCCGATGAAGGTACACTAAGGCGCCTCATGAGTCTTGAAGAGTACATGAGCATACCAGTGTGCGCTGAATCCGAGTTAGGACTAAAACGTGCAGCGAAGGCTGGACTGGTGCATTATGTTCCTGGTGATAGAGAATTTGCTATCATGGATCCACAAAAACTTACAAGCAATCAGAAAAGAGCACTCGAATACTTCGCAAAAGTGATGAAGAAGTGCGGTGAGGGGACTGGTGTTCAACTGTGTTTGGAAAAGGCGGTGTTTGAATTACTCAATATGATTGTAGTTTACCCTGTAGAAGATGATAACAAATTGACTGATCATGATGGCAATGTACTCCCAGACGCGTACCTTGTAAGGAGAGGGAGTACCGCAAGAGATCTTGCTTACAAGGTACACACGGACCTTGGAGAGAACTTTGTAAAGGCCATCAATGCGAGAAGCCATCGAGTTGTCGGTCAGGATTATATATTACAAGATGGTGATGTTATTACTATTGTTGCACGAAAGTGA